A stretch of DNA from Maridesulfovibrio sp.:
GTTGGCCGTTTCATCTGTGGAGCCGTTATCGAGAACGAATATCCTGCTTTCGTATAGTTCCGAATTACGCAGGGATTTGAGCGTGGAGTCCAGTTCTTCGGCCTTGTTGTAGGAATAGAGCAGGATGGCCGTTCTGCCCGGCAGCGGTCTTTTTTCAGAATCAAGGCCGCGAGCCAGATCGTGGAGGCGCAGTGTTTCCGAAACACGCCATGGCTGTTTTTGTACGCATGCGGCAAGACTGCGTATGGCTGCGTTCCGATCCCCCATTTTAAGAGAACAGGAAGCGATAAGCTGGGCGGTTTCGGTTTCGCCGAAAACAGCGGAAACATCTTCAAGCAGGTCTGCCGCTTCCTGCAGGTCTGTGTTCATGAGGCGGAAAAAGGCCCGTGCAGCATTGACTGCCGGTCGGACAGCTTCGTGCTGTTCCATGCTGAGCAGCTTCAGGCCGTATCTGAAATCGGAACTTGCTCCGGCATGGATCAGTCCCTGCTGGAGCCAGAACAGGTTCCCCGGTTCTTTTTCAAGACACGACTCAATGTAATGCCTTATTTTGTCGTTGTCCCGCCGTGCGGTGATACGCAGAAAATACGAAAGGTTTTCCGGGCGCACCCATGCCGCGGCAACATGCCTGAGGCAGGTCAGTGCCGGACCGGAGAAAAATCCGGGAGCTGTTTCAAGATTGAGGATTGAACGGGCGAGGTTCCCGTCGAGCGGGTTTGCCGCATATGCGGCAAACAGGAGTTCGGCACCTAGTCCGGAATCAGATTCCAGCGAACGAATACCTGTTCCGAGCAGATGGGTGGAGCCGACCGAGCCCATGAGCAGCCTGCGCCGTATCTGCGGATTCATTTCATCCCAGAAACCGTTTTCGGAAGAGGTCTCCATATCCGTGCCTCCTTATGCGTTGTCCATTGTTGATATTTTCAGGACAGTTCCGTTTAGTATCGCTTTATTCTTTCATAAGCAAATACAGCGGTTTTTATAAGTACGCAACAAGGCTGAATCCGAAGGGATGTCGGAATACTGTAATACGTTTCTGTGCCGGTTTTATTTGCCGGTCAGGGCATCAATATCGGGCAGCTCGGTAAGCGGTTCATCCTTGGGCAGCGAACAATAGACCCGGAGCAGGGCCTGCGCTTTTGCTGCGCTGCTCAAGTAGGTGCGCACTATCTTCCGGTTTATGCGGCCCATCTGTTTGCGCAGTTCTCCGTCTTCAATGAGCCTGCCCATGGCGGTTGCAAGGGCGTCAACATCTTCCACCTTGCATAGAAATCCGTTTATTCCGTCGCGGATCAGTTCCGGTGTGCCGCCCGCATCCGTGCATACTGTTGCGAGACCTGCGTCAAAGGCTTCGAGCAGGGTGTTTGGAATGGATTCCTGACGGGAACTCATTACGTAAATGTGGGAGATGGCGAGTAGTTTTACCACTTCTTCATGGCTGATGTAGCCGGGACACTCAATGCGCTCCAGTGTTGAAGGAGAAGCCATGCTGCTGTATTCGGAAAGATTTTCCAATCCTACGGCAATGAAACGTACCCCCTCACAGTTCTGACTGGAAAGAAGTTTGTCCACAGCCCGGATGAATACGTCCGGGCCTTTGGCATGTCCTGAATTGCCCACGTAGATTACGCTGGTGGAAACGGAACGCCGCGGTTTGCGTCCGCCACCGGCAAAGGAGTTGTAGACCACCTGGGCACGTTTTCCCGGTACTCCGTGCTTCAGAAGCATTTCGCGGCCTTTGGCCGAGTTGCAGATGAAGCCGTTGCCGATCAGTGAAAAAATAGGCGCCAGCGGGTTGGGCTTGTAGATTACTCCCCGGTTGAAGAACAGCTTGAAATTCCGTCCGCCGAGCAGGGAAAGACCTTTGGTGATGCACCCGATCTTGATTGCCCTGTTGTGGAAGGTATGGACCACGTCAATGTGGTGCTCCTCAATGATTTCGGCCAGAAAGCCCGCTGCGGCGAGCATGTTTTTGAAATCATCCAGAATGATCACTTCCACGCCCATGCTTTTCAATTCCGGAATCAATCCTGATTCAGGCGGGAGAACGGCAACTACTTCGAGCCCGGCAATCAGCATGGCCTTGGCACTGTTGATCAACTGACGGCTGCCGCCGGAGAGTTTTCCGGTATCGGTGATGTATAATACCCTGCCGATATCATTGCGCTTGCTGAAAAATTTGAAGCAGACCATTGCCGGTGCTTCGTATGAGTACATGAGCAGCCGTTTTTTTATCCAGGCAGCGTCTTTTTCCTTGCCCACACCGATACGGTTGAAGCGCATCGGGTCCGTTCCGAGCATATTTGCCGAGCGCTCAAGGGTGAACGTGCCGGAAAATCCGGCTGCTGCGGCCTCCTGCATGGAAAGCGGGTCGAAGTGCCCCCACGGCCAGCAAAAATATTGACGGCGGGCGTTGTTGATGCTGCTTATTTTTTCCAGACAGCGGGTGAAATCTTTTCGGCAGAATGCACGTCTTTCTTCATCGCTGCGTCTTTTGAAGGAAACCTTGCCCTTGCGGAAGACCGGCCAGAATCCGTTGTAGGCAAACGCGCTGCCGTTGTCGAAGACCGGCAGTTCCGTATTGAATTTGCGGTAGATTCCCCATGTGGACCAGTGGGAGGCGAGCGAAAATGTTCCTTTGGACCGGAAATCCTTGAAGCAGCCCTGATGTCTGCATGTGTGGGCGTGGACTTCCATGCCTTTGTCCCGGACCAGAGATTTCAGTTCGGCTTCGTTCATGAACTGGGAGGTGTCGTTTTCCGAAAGAGCCTTGATGAACGACTCGCGCATGGAAAGCATTCGGGGGACATCCGCTTCGGTCCTGATTTTACCGCTGCCGATAAAGTCGCTGACAGCGAAAAATATACCGGTCATACCCCTTTCTTCCAGCAGCGGAACGGCGTTGATCCAGTTGCTTATGTGACAGTCGTCAAAGGTCAGGACCACATATTTATCGTCAATGGGTTTGCGACCCATGCATATTTCGAAAAGATGGTCGGCGGTGATGGTCTTGAAGCCCATTTCAAGCATTGCGTCCAGGTGCGATGCGAAAAGGGCGGGGGAATGGCCGTCTTCTTCGCAGACGGCGTGATAACAGAACACGGGGACACTCTTACCGAGCATGAGACAACTCCGAAATGCTTCTATTTCAACTGTCCTCCCCCCGCCGGGGCAGGGGGAGGAAGATGGATTACATCTGCAGACGGAAAGTGTCTGTTGACAGCTTCCGTTCGAGTCGTCTTGCCACGAGACTCATCAGGTAGCAACAAATAAAGTACAAAAATGCTATCGTGGTGTAGATTTCGAAGGGGTATATCATCAGTCTGTTGTTCAGACCCTGAGCTACGAATGTGAGTTCAAGAACACCGATGACGAATGCCAGCGAGGTGTCCTTGAAGATGGCGATGAACTGTCCGACAATGGCCGGAAGCATCTGCTTCAATGCCTGGGGCAGGATGATTTTGCGCATGGTCTGCCAGTAGGTGAGTCCGGTGGAAACTGCTGCCTCGAACTGTCCCGGGGGCAGGTTCTGGATGCCGGAACGAACTATTTCCGCCAGATATGCACCGGTGAAGATGGTCAGCGCAATAGTCGCGGACCAGAATACGTTCATGAACTGCCCGGTCAGGATCGGGATGAAGAAGTATATCCAGAAAATGACCATGATAAGCGGGTTGCCGCGGATTAGTTCAATGTACAGAGTGGAAGGTATGAGGAAAAGCTTGTTCCTGGAGGTGCGGCCTATGCCCACGATCAGGCCGATGAAGAAGCTTACCGAGATTGCTATAACGGACATGAGGATGGAGAAGGAGAGTCCGCCCAGTCCCCAGAGGATATCGTTCGGATCGCCGTTGGGGAATTTCCACCAGAGCATGGTCCCGAGGTTATCCCAGATAATCTGGAAATTGAATTTTGAAACACCGTAGGCCGCCATGACCAGCAGAAAACCGAGGCAGCCGAGAAAGACGCCCTTCCACAGGTAGGACATTATTTTCATTACGGCTGAGAAAAAGGCCTTTCGTGCGGCCTGGCTGCTGGTAAGGCTGAAATTTTCCTTGCGGCTGCGCATGAACCGCCGGTGCATCCTGGCCAGGAAGGCCACCGGAGCCTCGAAAGGCCAGAAAATCATGTGCGCGATGTGGTGTCCGGCCTTCCAGCTTTTCTTGGGGAGTATCTGGAGTCGCCAGTTTACCAGAGTGAGGATGCCGGCAATGATAAGCGACAGCGAAAGGTAGATTACCGTTGCGGCAGAAGTCGCTTCAAAGCCCTTGAAGGTCAGTGATTCGATCTGCTGCGAGGACCAGCACAGCTCGGCGACGCCGACGACCATGGCCAGAGAGGAGTTCTTCATGTTGTTCAGGAACTCGCTGCCCAGGGGCGGGATTATGGCCCGGAACGCAAGCGGCAGGATGATTCTGGTCAGGGTCTGGAAGGTGCTGAGGCCGGAAGAATAGGCTGCTTCAAGCAGACCCTTGGGGATGGACTGGATTCCGGCACGGATGACTTCCGCCATGAAGGCGCTGGTATAAATTCCCAGACCGACAGTTGCGGAGAGCATTTCGAAGTTCTGATCAAAGAGAAAGTTGCGCACGTTTTCCGGCAGGCCCATGGGCAGCGCGAAATACCAGAAAAAGAGCTGCACCAGCAGAGGGGTGTTCCTGAAAAATTCCACGTAACAGGTGCAGAAGCAGTATACCGGCTTGAACTGCGAGAGTCTGCCCAGCCCGAAAAGTATGCCCAGTCCCAGGGCGATGACCGAACTCATCAGGGTGATGCTTACTGTGAGTCCTAAGCCGTTGATGAGCATGTCGCCAAGGACTTCTCCGTAGGCCGGATCTCTTTTGTAGAGTACGGTCCAGTCGAACTTGTAGCCGAAGTCGAAGACCCACCCGAAATAATAGACCAGGAGCCCTGTTACAAATGCCAGACACAGGTATTGAACCCATGTTTTTTCCAGATAACGGTTGATCATCGCGAAAACTGTCTCTTTTTTGTTTGCCGGACGTTGATACGGCAAACGTTTCCGTAAGCTCTGTCTGTCCGGTATGGAACTGATCCCGGCAGGATTCTCAAAAACCCTGCCGGAATCAGCATGAATGCTTTAATCAGGAAAACCCGCAGGTCTTCCGGTGAGCCCTAGGGCCACATTTCGATTTTTTCGGTGAGCGGGAAGTAGTACTTGGTGTCGGGACCGTACCACTTGTTGTAGATTTTTTCGTAGGTACCGTCTTTCCACATATCCTGAATGGCGAAGTTGACGGTGTCGCGAAGTTTGGAATCATTTTCGGGCAGGCCGATGCCGTAGGGTTCGTTGGAGAAGAAGTCGCCTACGAGCTCATACTTTCCGGGAACCTGTGCTGCGTAGCCGAGCAGGATGGTGGAGTCTGTGGACCATGCGTCTGCGCGACCCATCTGCAGTGCCTGGAAGCATTCGGATTCCTTCTGGTAGGAGATAACTTTGGGATTGGGGTCACCCATTTTCTTGAGCAGGTTTCTGACGTTGATTTCGGAAGTTGTGCCCTGCATAACGGCAATTCTTTTGCCTACGAAGTCTTTGAGGTCAGCGTATTTGCCTTTGGGGGCCAGAAATTTCTGTCCGTCAAAAAAGTAGGTGATGGAGAAGTCGATGGAGTTGTCGCGTGAACGTTTATGGGTCATGTTGGAAACGGACATATCGATGCGGCCCTGCTGCAGAAAGCCGATACGGGTCTTGTTGTTTACCGGGACCTGGTCGATTTTAACGCCCATGCGTCTTGCGATTTCGTTGGCGATGTCAACATCGAAGCCGACCCATTCTTTCTTGTCGTTGTAGAAAGCGCCGGGAATGGAGTCGGTCATGATGCCGATGCGTACTACCTTGTCCTTCATGATCTTGTCATAGGCGGCACCTGCCATGGCAGTTGCTGCAAAAGCCATAACCAGAGCGGCTGTGAGAGCCAGAGTCATAAACCTTTTCATTCTTTCCTCCTGCGTGGAAGTAGACGTAGAGTATACAAAAAAGCGGAGTTCCGACACCGGAACACCGCCTGCTGCCTAATGTGATAGAATCTTGCTCAGGAAGAGTTTGGAACGCTCGTGCTGAGGGTTGTTGAAAAATTCTTCCGGTGTGTTCTCTTCGATAAGGGTCCCTTCATCCATGAACAGCACCCTGTCGGCGACTTCCCTGGCAAATCCCATTTCGTGTGTTACGCAGACCATGGTCATGCCTTCGCGAGCCAGCGCTTTCATTACATCCAGAACCTCGTTGATCATTTCCGGGTCGAGAGCCGAGGTCGGTTCGTCAAAGAGCATGATGTTCGGCCGCATGGCCAGTCCCCGGGCAATGGCTACGCGCTGCTGCTGGCCTCCGGAAAGCTGGGAGGGATAATCCCCGGCCTTGTCGGGAATGTTGACCTTGGAGAGGAGCTCCATGGCCAGTTCAACCGCTTCTTTGCGCTTCATGTTCCGCACCATTGTCGGTGCCAGTATGATATTTTCCAAAACCGTCATATGCGGATAGAGGTTGAAAGACTGGAAGACGAACCCTATCTCGGCGCGGAGCATAGGAAGATTGACTCTCGGGTCATTCACGTTCATGCCTTCTACAAGAATTTCACCTTCCTGAATGGGTTCAAGGCGGTTTATGCACCGGATCATGGTGCTTTTACCGGATCCTGAAGGGCCGCAGACAACCACCACCTCGCCTTTCTCAATTGTGAGATTGAGATTTCTCAGGGCGTGGTATTCACCGTAGTACTTATTGACGCTGTTAAATTTTATCACTTTTGTACAAATCCCGTAAAAAATTATTCTGAAGCGGACGAAAACGGGTTATCAAATGGAACAAAATTCGGCAAGTTTTCACTCATTCCGGATTAAAATGCGTTTTTTTGCAGAATCGCGAATTATGTATCCTGATAAAAATCATTTTTGTTAAAAAACACCCCCGCTTTTCCTGCGATAAGCAAAACCACACAATTTTGTTTTTTGCGTATCACGAAATTAATTTTGTTTTCTTTGCGTTTTCGCTAGAAATTGTCCATTTTAATCAACATCAGTGAAAGAAAAGGGCCCAAAGTGTTTGTGTATGATTTCAGCCCGATCCGCTGATGTGATTCGGTTTCAGGTAGCTCTTGCCAAATATATTCCAATAAACAGCAACCTGCGACTTTTATCAACATGCAATATATATTAAGTTGAAAAGGTTTCGACTTAGAGATATGAAAAAGCCATGCCTGACAGCACATTACTATTCATAGCCGAACCTCAGTCCGTTACCTCCGTTTTTTCCCCCCTCAAGGAGGCGGGATATCAGGCCGGGCTTGCCGATAATCTGGCCGGAGCCATTAATTTCATAAAAAAATCGAAACCGTGCCTGATCTTTACAAGACCGGTAATGCAGGGCTATTCCGCACAGGCTCTTCTTGCCGAAGCTGTCAATATTGAAAATTTCCCTCCGGTTGTTGTCTTTTCCCGCAGCGGATCAGCAGACGAAGCGCGCAGGTACATGGAGCTCGGCGCTCGTGATTATTGGCTGGAACCCCTGTCCTGGGAGAAAATCAAGCTCATGCTTCCGGATGAGCGTCCTCCGGCCATGCCATCCGAAGAGGATCTGGGAGACCCGCAGCCGGGAGCTGGTTCGCAGGGAACGCAGGGGCGGTATCAGGTAATCGGCCGTCACCCGGCGATGATGCGTGTGCTCGGCCTTGCCAGACAGGTGGCCAAATCCAAGGCCACGGTGCTCATTTCCGGTGAATCCGGAACCGGTAAGGAAATGTTCGCGCGGTTTCTGCATCATCATTCCGACCGCAGTGACAAGCCTTTTGTCGCCATAAACTGCGCCGCCCTGCCTGAACATCTTTTGGAATCAGAACTTTTCGGCCATGAAAAAGGAGCCTTTACCGGTGCAATCAGCCGTAAGCTCGGAAAATTCGAGCTTGCATCGGGCGGCACCATTCTTCTTGATGAAATAACCGAAATGGACCTCGGGTTGCAGGCCAAGCTGCTGAGGGTGCTGCAGGAAGGGGAAATAGACCGCGTTGGCGGTGTGGATACGGTTAAAGTGGATGTCCGCGTGCTGGCGACCACCAACCGGGCCATTGAGGAGACGGTAAAGGAAGGGAAATTTCGGCAGGACCTTTTCTACCGGCTCAATGTCATTCCCCTGAAACTCCCTGCTCTGGCCCAGCGCGGTGAAGACGTCCTGTTGCTGGCCAAATTTTTCGTGGATAAGAACTGCTCTGAATACGGGCTCAAACCGTTGGAATTTTCCGATGAAGCCGTTAAATGGCTTCTCGGCTATGAATGGCCGGGAAACGTTCGCGAGTTGCAGAACCTGATGGAGAGAGCGGTTCTTCTGGCCGGCAGCGGTCCCATTGAATCGAGACATTTCCTGAACGATCCCGATGCTTGGATGCCCGAGGAAGAGTTTGTGAACGCCGAGCCCGGTTCCGCTATGGGGCTCTCGGGTGATGGAGACTCTGCGTCCGGCGAGGCCGGCGTCGCCGCTTCATTCGATCTTATGCCCATTTCCGAGATGGAAAAGAAGATGATAATAAAAAGTCTTGATCAGACGCAGGGCAACCGTACCAAGGCAGCAGAACTTCTGGGCATATCCGTACGCACCCTGCGCAACAAGCTTAATGACTACAAAAAGCAGGGGTTGGACCTGTAACCGTTTTGTCTTTTCATTCCCCGCGGGGGGCAATACACACCCGGATCACGGAATTAATCCGGTCCGGGACAATCCTTTGATCTGCCATGAAGAAGTTAATCCTATTCCCGGTTTTTGCCTTACTGTTTGTTCTTGTTTCCTCTTTTACAGTCTGCGCTTCAGGCGGAGATTCCCTGCGCATAACTCCAGTGGTCAGGGCCGTGCAGCAGACCGCTCCGGCAGTTGTAAACATAACAGTAACCAGTGTGGTGGAACGCGGAGTTTCGCCTTTCGGGCAGATGTTCGGCGGTGATCCGTTCGATTCATTTTTTAATGGTTTCCAGACCAGAAAGCAGAAGTTCAGGGCCACCAGCACCGGCTCGGGCGTCATCATCAACGGGCATGACGGACTTATACTGACCAACGCGCATGTGCTGGCCGGCGGAAGCGATATCAAGGTCCGCACGATAAACGGACACGAGTACGAGGCCGAGATTGTCGGTTCGGATGCAGATTTCGATCTTGCCGTGCTCAAGATAAAAGGTGCTGGAAATCTTCCGCAGGTAAAGATGGGCGATTCATCGGATATTTATATCGGCGAGACAGTCATCGCCATCGGCAACCCGTTCGGATACACCCATACGGTTACCACCGGCGTTGTTTCCGCGCTTAAGCGTACCGTCAAATCCCAGCAGGGCACTTTCACGGATTTCATCCAGACCGATGCGGCCATCAATCCCGGCAACAGCGGAGGGCCGCTGCTCAACATCATGGGCGATCTGATCGGTATCAATACTTCCATCCAGGCCAGAGCCGAAGGCATCGGTTTTGCCATTCCCGTCAATAGGGCCAAAAGAGTTGTCAAGGAACTGCTTGCTTCCGGCAGGGTTTCTCCGGTCTGGCTGGGAGTAAGCGGGCAGGATCTTGATCAGGGTGCCGCCAGTTATTTCGGTTTGTCCCATGTGCACGGCCTGTTGGTGACCGAAGTCTACAAAGGGACTCCGGCATCCAAAGCCGGACTTGTTCCCGGAGATGTGATTCTTTCGATCGACGGTATAGAAGTAGAGGACAAGGACAGTTATCTTTCTTTGCTCCGGGGGCAGACCCGCGGCGAAAAAGTTGTTCTTGAAGCTCTCCATGCCGGATCGGTTTCCAAAGTGCGTCTTTATCCGCAGTCCCTTTCCTCCGCACAGTTGCGCGGTCTGGCCTGGGGGCGCTGGGGAATGGCTGTGAACCGCGACAGCAGAGGAAGGGGCGTTCTGGTTGAAAAAGTATCCCCCAACAGCCCGTCCGCCAGACTCGGACTTCAGCCGGGTGACAAGATTCATCAGATCGGCAACCGCATGGTCGGCTCTCAGCAGGACTTTCTGGATTCCTTCCTGCGCTATCGCATGAGCAATAAAGTAATGCTCAAGGTTCAGCGGGGCCGGAATTTCTATTACGTGAAGCTTAATTCATAAAAATACATTTAAGGTATTGAATTTGATGCGCTTAGCGCTTTTGAGAATTTGACTTCGCCGCCAGCGGCCAAAGGGGATAATCCCCTTTGGAATCCCTAATAGTTTAAGGCCCCGGCAGGCCTTGCCGTCGCTTAACTAAGAGCTTTGCTTTGAGTTTTAGCGACCTGTTGAAAGCAGAGATGTCGCCGAGGCTTTTAATGTCTAATTATTCAGGTTATCGGCGAGTGTCGGCTGCTTCCCGGTACACTCTGTCCACGCGGTCGAAGATTTTTTCCCATGTGTAGGGCTTGGAAACGGATTGAATGTAATCAAGATCCGGCCCGGCTCCTCCCAGAATGTCCTCAAAAGCCTCGGCAAGAGTTTCCGCCAGTTTACTTTCGAGCGCGGGCTCGTCTTCCGGGTAGGGGCGGTCCACGGTCATGAGCGCGGGCAGTTTTACCATGCGCACCATGGACGGATGCGCTGGCGTGAACAGCATTCGCGATCCGGGCAGGTCAGTGGTTATTATCCGACAGCCGCAGGCCAGTGCTTCCAGCAGCACCAGCGGCACCCCTTCGTAAAAGGACGGCAGCACGAAAATATCCGATTCCCGCATCAGGTCGGCAAGTTCACGGTGCGAAAGAATTCCGTGGACGGTCACTTTGTCGCCAAGCTCTGCCGCCAGTTCCAGACAAAGCCTCTTTTCCGCTCCGCTTCCGCCTCCAACAAGATGAAGGTGGAATTTTCTGTTTTTGAGCCGCGTCAGGCTTTTCAGCAGCCAGGGAACACCCTTGCTGGCGCCCAGTTTTCCGGCGTAAAGGAGCCGGACTTCCGCAGACCGCCTCTTGGTGCAGTCATGATGGAAGCAACTGCTGTTGAATCCTCCGCTGATTACGGATACCCGGTCTTCGGGATAATCCAGCAATCCGCAGACAGCCTGCTTCTGATCTTCGGACAGGGCTATTATCCGGTCTATTCCGGATAGTGATCCCTTTAGGGAACGGCCGAGTTCCGGGCAGAGTCTGTGCTGCCGCAGGCAGGTGCCGTGGCAGGTTGTCACCATGGGAAGGCGGGGTGCGACTTCACGGGTCACCGCCGAAGCCATCCATAAATGATTTGTGTGGACCACGTCCGGTTTGAAGGATGTGACCGCCCGGCCTATTTCCCGCCGGAAAGCGTTTTTGTAGCTTTCGATCTGTTGCGGGGTCAGGGATGAGCAGACCGTGCTTGAATAGGGCATGACGTCGCTCATGCCTACAATAGGGAAATCCAGATCGTGCCCGAAGCGGACAAAACAACAATTCTCCGGCGGGAGCACGGTTGTCGGCAGTCTGAAATCGTGCTCGGTACCGGCCACCAGAAAATTTTCATTTCCTCTGCTGCCGCTTTGCCTGATCATTTCCAGTACGTACTTGCCGCTGCCCGTGAAATCGGGTGTCTGGCTGATGACGTGTAGTACTTTCATGGGTGCCCGGTCAGTTGCCCGATTGCACGCCGGGCATTACACCGTAGCGATGCAGCACGGAATAGATAGGGCCTTCCGGAGTAAGTGTGCTCTTATACAGGGCGAAGCTGTCCAGTTGTGCCGGATCCAGTTCCAGCCGTCCGATTCGTTCTGCCAGTGCCGCCCAGTCGTCAGCCGCCTGTTTTTTTATGCGTCCAAGAGTCAGGTGGGCGTGGCACGTCTTTCTGTTTCGCTCGTATCCCAAAGCTACAAGGCTGCTGTCCACAAGTTCCGCATTCGCGCAGAATTGTTTTGCTCCGCGCTCAAGGTCTATCCAGATTATATGCGGGTTATCCATGCCGGGGAAAAATCCAGCTTTTCCTGCTGATATTTCAAAGGGTGCGGTTTTCAGTTCGGAGAGAGTTTTATGCAGGGCAGGGATATCCGTTTCCGGAATATTTCCGATAAATCTGAGGGTAAAATGCATGTTTTCAGGGCGGACCCAGGATATCCTTGATTCAAGCCCCTCGCTGAATCCGTCCATGGCTTCGCCGATGATCTTTTTCCAGTGTTCAGGAACAGGGTGTGCAATAAATGTTCTTATCTTTTTCATTGTATCCCAGCCCGTTAAAGTGTTTTTGATCAGGGTGTGGAAAAAGTGAAGAAGAATTTCAACATTCCGAACACGATATCATCGTTTTCGCTGTTGCAGTTTGAGTTTGTTACATAAGTAATATCGGGGATAATCGAGAAGTTGTCAGCAAGTTTGATCTCGTAGTAGGATTCATAGTGGAATTCCATATCATTATCTGAAG
This window harbors:
- the thpR gene encoding RNA 2',3'-cyclic phosphodiesterase, with the translated sequence MKKIRTFIAHPVPEHWKKIIGEAMDGFSEGLESRISWVRPENMHFTLRFIGNIPETDIPALHKTLSELKTAPFEISAGKAGFFPGMDNPHIIWIDLERGAKQFCANAELVDSSLVALGYERNRKTCHAHLTLGRIKKQAADDWAALAERIGRLELDPAQLDSFALYKSTLTPEGPIYSVLHRYGVMPGVQSGN
- a CDS encoding glycosyltransferase family 4 protein → MKVLHVISQTPDFTGSGKYVLEMIRQSGSRGNENFLVAGTEHDFRLPTTVLPPENCCFVRFGHDLDFPIVGMSDVMPYSSTVCSSLTPQQIESYKNAFRREIGRAVTSFKPDVVHTNHLWMASAVTREVAPRLPMVTTCHGTCLRQHRLCPELGRSLKGSLSGIDRIIALSEDQKQAVCGLLDYPEDRVSVISGGFNSSCFHHDCTKRRSAEVRLLYAGKLGASKGVPWLLKSLTRLKNRKFHLHLVGGGSGAEKRLCLELAAELGDKVTVHGILSHRELADLMRESDIFVLPSFYEGVPLVLLEALACGCRIITTDLPGSRMLFTPAHPSMVRMVKLPALMTVDRPYPEDEPALESKLAETLAEAFEDILGGAGPDLDYIQSVSKPYTWEKIFDRVDRVYREAADTRR